The Impatiens glandulifera chromosome 3, dImpGla2.1, whole genome shotgun sequence genome contains a region encoding:
- the LOC124932487 gene encoding peptidyl-prolyl cis-trans isomerase FKBP53, whose product MAFWGTEVTPGKPYTHRFDEQKGRLHISQATLGTGSSTKKSILQCTIGDKKPIYLCSFLPEKLETCPLNLEFEEDDEVIFSVVGPHVVHLSGFFLEKLHDDVVGEYDSDSYGEDIADTESDESSDYDSEEGYDDDFIVDDMDMFSRPAAKSGVVIEEIGDDEKPVAQNGASRREKKKKSSSIVDHDNSEHQLVVKGATDPIVESEDDDGFPISSAPIGKVDSPSKKEDKKVNAKNNKIKEKNDSSQSKGLKRKAEVIEDEQTRETDHNSAVENTEVVPESNEKTKKDKKKKKAKTNEEKVSEVGTQGTPIAMDKDKTLVNDSSSTVEKKKKKKKNKKEKETESNKNSEVSVTDKKDSKEDNIEKSETKPYQSRTFPNGLVIDELKMGKPDAKKASPGKKVSVHYIGKLKKNEKIFDSNIGKAPFKFLLGVGQVIKGWDVGVNGMRVGDKRRITIPPAMGYGSKGAGGAIPPNAWLVFDVELVDVR is encoded by the exons ATGGCCTTCTGGG GGACTGAAGTAACTCCAGGTAAGCCGTATACTCATCGGTTCGATGAACAGAAAGGAAGGCTTCACATATCCcag GCAACGCTAGGGACTGGTTCATCTACAAAGAAAAGCATTCTACAGTGTACCATTGGGGATAAAAAGCCAATTTACTTGTGTTCTTTCTTACCTGAAAAATTGGAGACATGTCCTCTAAATCTCGAgtttgaagaggatgatgaagtGATCTTTTCAGTTGTTGGGCCTCATGTTGTTCATCTGTCTGGTTTTTTTCTTGAGAAACTCCATGATGATGTTGTTGGTGAATATGACTC TGACTCATATGGAGAAGATATCGCTGATACTGAGTCTGACGAGTCCTCTGACTATGATTCTGAGGAGGGTTATGATGATGACTTTATTGTTGATGATATGGACATGTTCTCTCGACCAGCTGCAAAAAGTGGAG TGGTGATTGAGGAAATTGGTGATGATGAGAAACCTGTTGCTCAAAACGGTGCATcaagaagagaaaagaaaaagaaatctAGTTCAATTGTTGACCACGATAACTCTGAGCATCAACTTGTTGTGAAGGGCGCAACTGACCCCATTGTCGAAAGTGAGGATGATGATGGTTTCCCAATATCTTCTGCTCCTATTGGGAAAGTTGACTCCCCAAgtaaaaaagaagacaaaaaagTAAATGCTAAAaacaacaaaatcaaggaaaaaaaTGATTCTAGCCAATCTAAGGGCTTGAAAAGAAAAGCAGaggttattgaagatgaacAGACAAG GGAGACAGACCATAACTCTGCAGTTGAAAATACAGAAGTAGTTCCTGAATCTAATGAAAAGACAAAGaaagataagaagaagaaaaaagctAAGACCAATGAGGAAAAAGTCTCTGAAGTTGGTACTCAAGGTACACCAATTGCCATGGATAAAGACAA AACCCTTGTGAATGATTCCTCATCTACCgttgagaagaagaaaaagaagaaaaagaacaagaaggagaaggagactGAATCTAACAAGAATTCTGAAGTTTCTGTTACTGATAAGAAGGATTCCAAAGAAGATAACATTGAGAAGTCTGAAACCAAACCATACCAATCAAGGACCTTCCCCAATGGATTGGTCATTGATGAACTAAAAATGGGCAAACCCGATGCTAAAAAAGCCTCCCCTGGGAAAAAG GTTAGTGTTCATTACATTGGaaagttgaaaaaaaatgagaaaatatttgattcCAATATTGGCAAAGCACCTTTCAAGTTCCTCCTAG GTGTAGGACAAGTTATTAAAGGATGGGACGTAGGAGTTAATG GAATGCGTGTAGGGGATAAAAGAAGGATCACCATTCCTCCAGCCATGGG TTATGGGAGTAAAGGTGCAGGTGGGGCTATTCCACCAAATGCATGGTTGGTTTTTGATGTGGAATTGGTGGATGTTCGTTGA
- the LOC124930697 gene encoding enolase: MATIQEMKARQIFDSRGNPTVEVDIILSDGTLARAAVPSGASTGIYEALELRDGGSDYLGKGVSKAVNNVNSIIAPALIGKNPADQVAIDNYMVQQLDGTVNEWGWCKEKLGANAILAVSLAVCKAGAAVNKIPLYKHIANLAGNKHLVLPVPAFNVINGGSHAGNKLAMQEFMILPVGASSFKEAMKMGVEVYHHLKSVIKKKYGQDATNVGDEGGFAPNIQENKEGLELLKTAIEKAGYTGKVVIGMDVAASEFYGEKDKTYDLNFKEENNDGSEKISGDSLKNVYKSFVNDYPIVSIEDPFDQDDWEHYAKLTTEMGKEVQIVGDDLLVTNPKRVAKAIKEKSCNALLLKVNQIGSVTESIEAVKMSKQAGWGVMASHRSGETEDTFIADLSVGLSTGQIKTGAPCRSERLAKYNQLLRIEEELGAEAVYAGKSFRAPVEPY, encoded by the exons ATGGCGACGATTCAGGAAATGAAAGCTAGGCAGATCTTCGACAGCCGTGGAAATCCTACCGTCGAA GTTGATATTATTCTCTCTGATGGAACTCTTGCTAGGGCCGCCGTTCCCAGCGGTGCTTCAACAG GTATTTATGAAGCATTGGAATTGAGGGATGGAGGATCTGATTACCTAGGAAAAGGTGTCTCTAAG GCCGTGAATAATGTCAATTCAATCATTGCACCTGCACTGATCGGAAAG AACCCCGCAGATCAGGTTGCGATTGATAATTACATGGTGCAACAACTTGACGGAACTGTTAATGAATGGGGATGGTGCAAGGAGAAG TTGGGTGCAAATGCTATCTTGGCTGTTTCGCTTGCAGTTTGTAAAGCTGGTGCAGCTGTGAACAAGATCCCCCTCTACAAG CACATTGCAAATCTAGCTGGTAACAAACATTTGGTGCTACCAGTTCCAGCATTCAATGTCATCAATGGTGGTTCGCATGCCGGTAACAAGTTGGCAATGCAAGAGTTTATGATCCTTCCTGTTGGGGCCTCATCTTTCAAAGAGGCCATGAAGATGGGTGTGGAAGTGTACCACCACTTGAAG TCTGTGATTAAGAAGAAATATGGACAAGATGCTACTAATGTCGGTGATGAAGGTGGTTTTGCTCCTAACATTCAG GAGAACAAAGAAGGTCTTGAACTATTGAAGACTGCAATTGAGAAGGCTGGATACACTGGAAAG GTTGTCATTGGAATGGATGTTGCTGCATCTGAATTTTATGGCGAGAAAGACAAGACCTATGACCTGAACTTCAAGGAGGAG AACAATGATGGATCTGAAAAGATATCTGGGGACAGTTTGAAGAATGTCTACAAGTCCTTTGTCAATGACTATCCAATTGTGTCAATTGAGGATCCCTTTGATCAGGATGACTGGGAACACTATGCAAAACTCACAACTGAAATGGGCAAGGAAGTCCAGATTGTTGGTGATGATCTTCTTGTGACAAACCCCAAG CGTGTAGCAAAGGCAATCAAGGAGAAGTCATGCAATGCCCTTCTTCTTAAG gtgAACCAAATTGGTTCTGTAACTGAGAGTATTGAGGCAGTGAAAATGTCCAAGCAAGCTGGTTGGGGTGTGATGGCTAGCCACAGAAG TGGTGAGACTGAAGATACCTTCATTGCAGACTTGTCCGTTGGCTTGTCTACT GGGCAAATCAAGACTGGAGCTCCTTGCAGATCAGAGCGGCTTGCAAAGTATAACCAG CTTCTTAGGATTGAAGAGGAGTTGGGAGCTGAAGCAGTGTATGCAGGGAAGAGTTTCAGGGCACCAGTTGAACCATACTAG
- the LOC124932722 gene encoding uncharacterized protein LOC124932722, giving the protein MANSNWSAENAAKAFIKTMKMGKGVKEPDVSEFVSALAAGNNAKLMVAACGVDTTGISTVLALLAAANLTDGKVVCILRSPEEINKYRSMLGENVQVEFSVGEAESLMVSEYKESDFVVVDCNLYDHAKMSRLVQTGGAAAAIVLGYNALSNKSGMSWSWGSDDSKAVQLLPIGEGLLLSRITGKGDRRRRKNGGGNWVVKVDKCTGEEHVFRVRSHGRTIAC; this is encoded by the exons ATGGCGAATTCCAACTGGTCTGCTGAAAACGCCGCTAAAGCCTTCATCAAAACCATGAAAATG gGAAAGGGAGTTAAAGAACCAGACGTGTCGGAGTTCGTGTCGGCTCTGGCTGCCGGAAACAACGCCAAGCTTATGGTTGCCGCCTGCGGCGTCGATACGACGGGAATCTCCACCGTTTTGGCGTTACTAGCCGCTGCAAACCTAACCGACGGGAAAGTCGTTTGTATTCTCCGGTCACCGGAGGAAATTAACAAATACCGGAGCATGCTCGGCGAGAATGTTCAAGTCGAGTTTTCTGTCGGGGAAGCAGAGTCTTTGATGGTGAGCGAGTACAAGGAGTCGGATTTCGTGGTTGTGGATTGCAATCTTTATGATCATGCGAAGATGTCGAGGTTGGTTCAGACTGGCGGCGCCGCCGCCGCCATTGTGTTGGGATACAACGCTTTGAGTAACAAATCTGGGATGTCGTGGTCGTGGGGATCAGATGATTCGAAGGCGGTTCAACTTTTGCCCATCGGAGAAGGACTTTTGTTGAGTAGGATAACCGGAAAAGGCGATCGCCGGAGGAGGAAGAACGGTGGTGGTAATTGGGTGGTGAAGGTTGATAAATGCACCGGCGAAGAACATGTGTTCAGAGTTAGATCACATGGAAGGACAATTGCCTgttga
- the LOC124931004 gene encoding probable calcium-binding protein CML13, which produces MGKELSGDQVSSMKEAFTLFDTDGDGKIASSELGILMRSLGGNPTQAQLKQIVTEEKLSSPFDFPRFLELMSKHLKPEPFDRMLRDAFKVLDKEGTGFVVVSDLRHILTSIGEKLDPAEFDEWIREVNVGSDGKIRYEEFIARMVAK; this is translated from the coding sequence ATGGGGAAAGAGCTGAGCGGCGATCAAGTTTCCTCCATGAAGGAGGCCTTTACGCTATTCGACACCGACGGCGACGGCAAGATCGCCTCTTCCGAACTGGGTATCTTGATGCGATCCCTTGGTGGAAACCCTACCCAAGCCCAACTCAAGCAAATAGTCACCGAGGAAAAGCTCTCCTCACCTTTTGATTTCCCCCGATTCCTCGAACTCATGTCTAAGCACCTCAAACCCGAGCCATTTGATCGGATGCTTCGCGACGCCTTTAAGGTCCTCGATAAGGAAGGTACTGGCTTTGTCGTTGTTTCAGATCTAAGGCACATTCTTACAAGTATCGGTGAGAAATTGGACCCGGCTGAGTTCGATGAGTGGATCAGAGAGGTAAATGTTGGATCTGATGGAAAGATCCGGTATGAGGAGTTTATTGCTAGGATGGTTGCAAAATGA